In Agarivorans gilvus, one genomic interval encodes:
- the queE gene encoding 7-carboxy-7-deazaguanine synthase QueE, translated as MSKQALPVNEIFETIQGEGFHTGVAAVFIRLQGCDVGCSWCDTKHTWQVSPDDQVSSEQIIGVSGDTARWAKLSAQQLCDLLTQYSAKHIVITGGEPAMYDLTELTGVLIQAGYSVQLETSGTYPIRVAPETWVTVSPKVAMQGGKTVLIDALERTNEIKHPVARERDIDNLQALLNRMQNKQSVLVCLQPISQQTRATQLCIDACIANNWRLSLQTHKFIGIE; from the coding sequence AGGTGAAGGTTTCCACACCGGGGTTGCCGCTGTTTTTATTCGCTTACAAGGATGTGACGTAGGCTGTTCTTGGTGTGATACTAAACATACTTGGCAGGTTTCCCCCGATGACCAAGTGAGTAGTGAGCAAATTATTGGGGTGAGTGGTGATACCGCTCGTTGGGCGAAACTTTCTGCCCAGCAGCTTTGTGATTTACTCACTCAGTACAGTGCAAAACATATCGTGATTACTGGCGGAGAGCCTGCCATGTACGACTTAACTGAGTTAACAGGCGTCTTAATTCAAGCGGGATATTCGGTGCAGCTAGAAACCAGTGGCACCTACCCAATTCGAGTTGCGCCAGAAACCTGGGTGACAGTATCACCAAAAGTCGCCATGCAAGGTGGTAAAACGGTGTTAATTGACGCATTAGAGCGAACAAATGAAATTAAGCATCCGGTAGCTAGAGAGCGAGATATAGATAATCTGCAAGCATTGCTGAATCGCATGCAAAATAAGCAAAGCGTGCTAGTTTGTTTACAACCTATTAGTCAGCAAACTCGGGCTACTCAATTGTGTATTGATGCCTGTATTGCAAACAATTGGCGCTTATCTTTGCAGACACATAAGTTTATTGGAATTGAGTAG